Proteins encoded by one window of Bradyrhizobium sp. B097:
- a CDS encoding IclR family transcriptional regulator translates to MNASTTATARTSRKRPPPEPGQPDKFNAIQKVCAILRVLAQRSPLRLTDIADTTSLNKATALRILNSLIEEGFVSRLAGAKTYELGQEARVMAVGARRSVDIAELAQPSLLRLSERSADTALLSVRSGVEALYLARSVGSHPLQPNYLQIGSRRPLGVGAGALALLVWLPDAEIEAVIEVIVPRLAKSPRITPKFLRERIAVARKAGHTVLLDAAFPGMGGVGVPVRDDAGEVVAALSIGAATDRIRRRESELADMLKKEAQVLARAMAQAPKNGRPAKAG, encoded by the coding sequence ATGAACGCCTCCACGACTGCGACCGCACGGACCAGCCGCAAGAGGCCACCGCCGGAGCCTGGCCAACCCGACAAGTTCAACGCGATCCAGAAGGTCTGCGCGATCTTGCGCGTGCTGGCGCAGCGCTCGCCGCTGCGGCTGACCGACATCGCCGACACCACCTCGCTGAACAAGGCGACCGCGCTGCGCATCCTCAACTCGCTGATCGAGGAAGGTTTCGTCAGTCGGCTCGCCGGCGCCAAGACCTATGAGCTCGGCCAGGAGGCGCGGGTGATGGCGGTCGGCGCGCGCCGCTCGGTCGACATCGCCGAGCTGGCGCAGCCGAGCCTGCTCCGGCTGTCGGAGCGCTCCGCGGATACGGCGCTGTTGTCGGTGCGCTCCGGCGTCGAGGCGCTGTATCTGGCGCGCTCGGTCGGCAGCCACCCGCTGCAGCCGAATTATCTGCAGATCGGCAGCCGCCGTCCGCTCGGCGTCGGCGCAGGCGCGCTGGCGCTCTTGGTCTGGCTGCCGGATGCCGAGATCGAGGCCGTGATCGAGGTGATCGTGCCTCGGCTGGCGAAATCGCCGCGCATCACGCCAAAATTCCTGCGCGAGCGGATCGCCGTGGCGCGCAAGGCCGGCCACACCGTGCTGCTCGACGCCGCATTCCCCGGCATGGGCGGCGTCGGCGTTCCCGTCCGCGACGATGCCGGCGAGGTGGTCGCCGCGCTGTCGATCGGCGCTGCCACCGACCGCATCCGCCGCCGCGAAAGCGAGCTCGCCGACATGTTGAAGAAGGAAGCCCAGGTGCTGGCCCGCGCGATGGCCCAGGCGCCGAAGAACGGGCGTCCGGCGAAGGCGGGTTGA
- a CDS encoding M20 family metallopeptidase has product MATRADAIANVREHFKSGQFLQELDRRVGYQTESLNADKADALRAYLVENLQPAFAELDFKTRLIESPTGRGPYLIADYQEDAARPTVLTYGHGDVVDGMVGEWRDGLNPWQTTVKGDRVYGRGTADNKGQHSINMAALRAVKQARGGKLGFNAKFIIETGEEIGSPDLREVCEAHREELKADLFIASDGPRLSADRPTIFLGCRGGNRIHLDVNLREGGNHSGNWGGVLANPATILVNAIASLVDGKGRMKLEILKPPPISNRVRAALADVEIKPTADEPALAEDWGEEGLTAAERLYAWNTLEVLAMSSGNIDKPANAIPGKANAVLQLRFVVGTRYLEVIDGVRDYLHKNGFPMVEVSGAQRFGASRTDMDSPWIEWAANSIRTTTGKAPAVLPNFGGSLPNDVFSEGLGLPTIWVPHSYPGCSQHAPDEHILLPVTEEALTIMAGLFWDLGETPRKG; this is encoded by the coding sequence ATGGCGACACGGGCCGACGCAATCGCAAACGTGCGAGAGCATTTTAAATCGGGACAGTTCCTGCAGGAGCTGGACCGCAGGGTCGGCTACCAGACCGAGAGCCTGAATGCCGACAAGGCCGATGCGCTGCGCGCCTATCTGGTCGAGAATCTGCAGCCGGCCTTCGCCGAGCTCGATTTCAAGACCCGGCTGATCGAGTCGCCGACCGGCCGCGGGCCCTACCTGATCGCCGACTACCAGGAGGATGCCGCGCGGCCGACCGTGCTGACCTACGGCCACGGCGACGTCGTCGACGGCATGGTCGGCGAATGGCGCGATGGGCTCAATCCCTGGCAGACCACGGTCAAGGGCGACCGCGTCTATGGCCGCGGCACCGCCGACAACAAGGGCCAGCATTCGATCAACATGGCCGCGCTGCGCGCGGTGAAGCAGGCGCGCGGCGGCAAGCTCGGCTTCAACGCCAAGTTCATCATCGAGACCGGCGAGGAGATCGGCTCGCCCGATCTGCGCGAGGTCTGCGAGGCGCATCGCGAGGAGCTGAAGGCGGATCTGTTCATTGCCTCGGACGGGCCGCGGCTGTCGGCGGACCGGCCGACGATCTTCCTCGGCTGCCGCGGCGGCAACCGCATCCATCTCGACGTCAACCTGCGCGAGGGCGGCAACCATTCCGGCAATTGGGGCGGCGTGCTGGCCAATCCGGCGACGATTCTGGTCAACGCGATCGCGAGCCTGGTCGACGGCAAGGGCCGCATGAAGCTCGAGATCCTGAAGCCGCCGCCGATCTCGAACCGCGTCCGTGCCGCGCTCGCCGACGTCGAGATCAAGCCGACGGCGGACGAGCCGGCGCTGGCGGAGGATTGGGGCGAGGAGGGCCTGACCGCGGCCGAGCGGCTCTATGCCTGGAACACGCTGGAAGTGCTGGCGATGTCGTCGGGCAATATCGACAAGCCCGCCAATGCAATTCCGGGCAAGGCGAATGCGGTGCTGCAGCTCCGCTTCGTGGTCGGCACCAGATATCTCGAAGTGATCGATGGGGTGCGCGACTATCTGCACAAGAACGGCTTTCCGATGGTCGAGGTCTCGGGCGCGCAGCGCTTTGGCGCCTCGCGCACCGACATGGACAGCCCGTGGATCGAGTGGGCGGCGAATTCGATCCGCACCACCACCGGCAAGGCGCCAGCGGTGCTGCCGAACTTCGGCGGCTCGCTGCCGAACGACGTGTTTTCGGAAGGGCTGGGCCTGCCGACGATCTGGGTGCCGCATTCCTATCCGGGCTGCTCGCAGCACGCGCCCGACGAGCACATCCTGCTGCCGGTGACCGAGGAGGCGCTGACCATCATGGCCGGCCTGTTCTGGGATCTCGGCGAGACGCCGCGCAAGGGGTGA
- a CDS encoding MFS transporter, with protein MTLSTPLTSEVDATTKKNITRLIVATSVGNALEWYDISVYAYFAVYLSKAFFPANDPTTSLLLTFGSFGLSFLIRPIGGIVLGAYADRHGRKASLMLSIVLMTLGTLVLALMPTYQTIGILAPIAVMLARLVQGFSAGGEFGSSTAFLVEHMPERRGFVASWQFASQGVSGLLGAGFGALLTSLMSPEDLQSWGWRLPFLFGVLIGPVGIYIRNHVDDATPPPAAGKQDSPVREVFARQKLATMLAIGALAVSTAVNYLIVYMPTYVVKTLNLAPSVGFIAAFAAQTAVALLAPIAGLVSDRIGRTTHMILFALLLLVSIFPAFLLLTGRPTPTIILIGVLWLGVLKSLYYGPLAALMSELFPAATRATGLGLSYNIGVTLFGGMGPAIMTWMGGFAPIGELAPGYYLTGVCLLSLWALFTIRRLRLA; from the coding sequence ATGACCCTATCGACGCCGCTTACCTCCGAAGTCGACGCCACCACAAAGAAAAACATCACCCGCCTGATCGTCGCGACCTCGGTCGGCAATGCGCTCGAATGGTACGACATCTCGGTCTACGCCTATTTCGCGGTCTATCTCTCCAAGGCGTTCTTTCCGGCCAATGATCCGACCACCTCGCTGCTGCTGACCTTCGGCAGCTTCGGCCTGTCGTTCCTGATCCGCCCGATCGGCGGCATCGTGCTCGGCGCCTATGCCGACCGTCACGGCCGCAAGGCCTCGCTGATGCTGTCCATCGTGCTGATGACGTTGGGCACGCTGGTGCTGGCCTTGATGCCGACCTATCAGACCATTGGCATCCTGGCGCCGATCGCGGTGATGCTGGCGCGGCTGGTGCAGGGCTTTTCCGCCGGCGGCGAGTTCGGCTCCTCGACCGCGTTCCTGGTCGAACACATGCCGGAGCGGCGCGGCTTCGTGGCGAGCTGGCAGTTCGCGAGCCAGGGCGTCAGCGGCCTGCTCGGTGCAGGCTTCGGTGCGCTGTTGACGTCGCTGATGAGTCCCGAGGATTTGCAATCCTGGGGCTGGCGGCTGCCGTTCCTGTTCGGCGTGCTGATCGGCCCGGTCGGCATCTACATCCGCAACCATGTCGACGATGCGACGCCGCCGCCGGCGGCGGGCAAGCAGGATTCGCCGGTCAGGGAAGTGTTCGCGCGGCAGAAGCTCGCCACGATGCTGGCGATCGGTGCGCTCGCGGTGTCGACCGCGGTGAACTATTTGATCGTCTACATGCCGACCTATGTGGTGAAGACGCTCAACCTCGCGCCGTCGGTCGGATTCATCGCTGCATTCGCCGCGCAGACGGCGGTCGCGCTGCTGGCGCCGATCGCAGGCCTCGTCTCCGACAGGATCGGGCGCACCACGCACATGATCCTGTTTGCGCTGCTGCTGCTGGTCTCGATCTTCCCGGCCTTCCTGCTGCTCACGGGCAGGCCGACGCCGACCATCATCCTGATCGGCGTGCTGTGGCTCGGCGTCCTCAAGTCGCTATATTACGGGCCGCTCGCCGCGCTGATGTCGGAGCTGTTTCCGGCGGCGACGCGTGCCACCGGGCTCGGCCTCAGCTACAATATCGGCGTCACATTGTTCGGCGGCATGGGCCCGGCGATCATGACCTGGATGGGCGGCTTCGCGCCGATCGGTGAGCTCGCACCGGGCTACTACCTCACCGGCGTCTGCTTGCTCAGCCTGTGGGCGCTGTTCACCATCCGCCGGCTGCGGCTGGCTTGA